The Pochonia chlamydosporia 170 chromosome 1, whole genome shotgun sequence genome window below encodes:
- a CDS encoding 60S ribosomal protein L20 (similar to Metarhizium acridum CQMa 102 XP_007813976.1) — MGRRLQEYEVIGRHLPTEANPTPDMYRMTIFAPNETVAKSRFWYFLRGLRKVKKATGEIVSVKAIHEKHPMKVKNFGIWLRYDSRSGTHNMYKEYREMSRTDAVEALYSDMAARHRARFRSIHILRVVEIEKAEDVKRPYIKQLLQKGLSFPLPHRITKASSKKVFSAKRPSTFA; from the exons ATGGGCC GTCGTCTTCAGGAATACGAGGTCATTGGGCGCCATCTGCCCACCGAGGCCAACCCTACCCCAGACATGTACCGCATGACCATCTTCGCTCCTAACGAGACGGTCGCAAAGTCCCGATTCTGGTACTTCTTGCGCGGTCTCCGAAAGGTCAAGAAGGCTACTGGCGAGATTGTCAGCGTCAAGGCC ATCCACGAGAAGCACCCCATGAAGGTCAAGAACTTTGGCATCTGGCTGCGCTACGACTCTCGGTCGGGCACTCACAATATGTACAAAGAGTACCGTGAGATGTCCCGTACGGACGCCGTTGAGGCTCTGTACAGCGACATGGCTGCCCGTCACCGCGCCCGCTTCAGGTCGATCCAC ATTCTCCGTGTTGTTGAGATCGAGAAGGCCGAGGACGTCAAGCGCCCCTATatcaagcagctccttcagAAGGGCCTGAGCTTCCCTCTCCCGCACCGTATTACCAAGGCTAGCAGCAAGAAGGTGTTCAGCGCGAAGCGACCTTCCACCTTCGCTTAA
- a CDS encoding D-xylose reductase (similar to Trichoderma reesei QM6a XP_006965651.1) produces MAPASIKLNSGYEMPQVGFGLWKVDNATCADTVYNAIKAGYRLFDGACDYGNEKECGEGVARAIRDGLVKREELFIVSKLWQTFHEKDKVEPICRRQLADWQVDYFDLFLIHFPVALEYVDPAVRYPPGWFYDGEKEVRWSKATNQETWTAMESLVDAGLTRSIGISNYEAQGIYDLLKYARIRPATLQIELHPYLQQHNLARLAKAEGIAVTAYSSFGPTGFIELDMDRAKNVAPLMQHEAITAMATKHNKTAAQILLRWATQRGLAVIPKTSRPAVMAQNLESTDFSLDQADLDRIAKMDLNLRFNQPTNYFSSDKLWIFG; encoded by the exons ATGGCACCCGCATCTATCAAGCTTAATAGTGGCTACGAGATGCCACAGGTTGGTTTTGGCCTTTGGAAAGTCGACAATGCCACTTGCGCCGATACCGTATACAACGCAATTAAGGCTGGCTACAGGTTGTTCGATGGAGCTTGTG ACTACGGGAATGAGAAGGAATGCGGAGAGGGTGTAGCTCGCGCCATTCGCGATGGACTTGTCAAAAGAGAGGAGCTATTCATCGTCTCCAAGTTGTGGCAGACCTTCCACGAAAAAGACAAGGTTGAGCCAATCTGTCGCCGGCAGCTAGCAGATTGGCAGGTTGACTACTTTGATCTCTTCCTGATTCACTTCCCCGTTGCACTCGAGTACGTTGATCCTGCTGTTCGTTACCCTCCTGGTTGGTTCTACGATGGCGAGAAGGAAGTTCGCTGGAGCAAGGCAACAAACCAAGAGACATGGACTGCCATGGAGAGCCTTGTTGATGCAGGATTGACGAGGAGCATTGGAATTTCCAACTATGAAGCGCAGGGCATCTATGATCTGCTCAAGTATGCTCGTATCCGTCCCGCAACACTCCAGATCGAGTTGCATCCGTATCTGCAGCAGCACAATCTTGCACGTCTTGCCAAGGCCGAAGGTATCGCCGTCACAGCCTATTCATCATTCGGTCCGACAGGATTCATCGAGCTCGATATGGATAGAGCCAAGAACGTGGCTCCCCTCATGCAACATGAAGCAAtcacagccatggccaccaaacacaacaagACTGCCGCGCAGATTCTTCTGAGATGGGCAACCCAGAGAGGCTTGGCTGTAATTCCAAAGACATCGAGGCCAGCAGTTATGGCCCAGAACCTTGAGAGCACCGACTTTAGTCTGGATCAGGCAGACCTAGATCGTATTGCCAAGATGGATCTCAATCTGCGATTCAACCAGCCCACAAAT TATTTTTCGAGCGATAAGTTGTGGATATTTGGATAA
- a CDS encoding COP9 signalosome complex subunit 12 (similar to Cordyceps militaris CM01 XP_006666253.1), producing MNELFEDFSKAHALRNGYLLAQTISPVPPPHEPHRLRRIWQSSNAHSVKGDIKHFIKSQTSSRKILGQDEINGWVEVYVAYWNAIGEILAGESGKSSWTKVYEAWKELTSMLIRGYNNSGFEAWTIPTLYMVGKYLRLFAIKSDDERSRSSNDVSGASSLMQDDFDPELEKQGQLRDCEQHLKRIFTLCLNDRAPIEESRKWGIYFVINLLFKTYFKLNSASLSRTILKTLSVYNDKGDMPPLEAFPRAQRVTFKYYEGVLFFLEENYVQAEKHLIEAWQLCHKDAKSNAERILTYLIPCRLLTSHVLPTKALLRPYPRLQELFLPLAECIKRGDLRNFDLALQRGEDEFVKKRIYLTLERGRDIALRNLLRKVFIAGGFDEPKDGETTPVRRTRVPVSEFRAAICMGSGGELVDTDEVECLLANMIYKASYFLSLVPSSP from the exons ATGAATGAATTATTCGAAGATTTTTCCAAAGCTCATGCGCTGCGAAATGGCTACTTGTTAGCACAAACAATCTCGCCAGTGCCTCCTCCCCATGAGCCTCATCGCTTGAGGCGCATTTGGCAGAGCAGCAACGCTCATAGTGTCAAGGGAGACATCAAACATTTCATCAAGTCACAAACCTCTTCCCGGAAAATCCTAGGTCAAGATGAAATTAATGGATGGGTTGAAGTGTACGTGGCGTACTGGAATGCAATAGGTGAGATTCTGGCTGGAGAGAGTGGCAAG TCGTCCTGGACCAAAGTATACGAGGCATGGAAGGAGCTTACGTCTATGTTGATTCGAGGATACAATAACTCTGGTTTTGAAGCCTGGACAATCCCTACGCTCTACATGGTAGGGAAGTATCTGAGATTATTTGCTATCAAGTCTGATGACGAGCGTAGTCGATCTTCCAATGATGTTTCTGGAGCCTCATCATTAATGCAGGATGATTTTGACCCGGAGTTGGAGAAACAGGGCCAGCTCAGAGACTGTGAGCAGCATCTAAAGCGTATTTTTACATTGTGCCTCAACGACAG GGCCCCGATAGAGGAGTCCCGCAAATGGGGTATATATTTTGTCATCAACTTGCTGTTCAAAACATACTTTAAGCTCAACAGTGCATCGTTGTCGAGAACAATCCTGAAAACGCTGTCTGTTTATAACGACAAGGGAGATATGCCCCCTTTGGAAGCATTTCCAAGAGCCCAGAGAGTCACCTTTAAATATTACGAAGGCGTTCTATTCTTTCTCGAGGAAAACTATGTTCAG GCTGAAAAGCATCTGATTGAAGCATGGCAGCTGTGCCACAAGGATGCTAAAAGCAATGCAGA ACGCATTTTGACCTATCTCATCCCTTGCCGATTGTTAACTAGTCATGTTCTTCCTACTAAAGCCCTCCTTCGGCCATATCCTCGATTGCAAGAATTATTCCTCCCATTGGCAGAGTGCATTAAGCGAGGAGACTTGCGAAATTTTGACTTAGCCTTACAAAGGGGCGAggatgagtttgtcaagAAACGAATCTACTTGACTTTAGAACGCGGCCGCGATATCGCCCTGCGCAACCTGCTACGCAAGGTCTTCATTGCTGGCGGGTTTGATGAACCCAAAGACGGCGAGACCACTCCTGTCCGCAGAACAAGAGTTCCTGTCTCAGAATTCCGGGCCGCAATCTGCATGGGTAGCGGAGGGGAGCTTGTCGATACCGATGAGGTGGAATGCCTGCTGGCGAACATGATCTACAAGGCAAGTTACTTCCTGTCCCTTGTTCCAAGCTCACCATAA
- a CDS encoding alpha/beta superfamily hydrolase (similar to Beauveria bassiana ARSEF 2860 XP_008593725.1), with protein sequence MLVLLQNAIIYNPYLPPNARKMKISDYARYYHGIQWREERIKSLDGTEISLCVSHVGSGDVYTQKKAKCTSGDAANATKTAVYILYFQGNASSLPPRLPDISSVLDQLHQEDDAFHYTTIGVSYRGYWTSHDRPSEKGINKDAIAALHWLSDQHRRNSEQAEQRRPIVALWGQSIGCGFATNLAASEASSARNLPIDALVLETPFTNTRDMLTSLYPQKWLPYKYLWPFLRSHLDSLQNLESIGKRHTGTQQLEVYVIEAGKDELVPPDHGKRLQRQCEDAGLPVQRQTVRSALHNEVMVRPEGRQAVARSILSAVRKAATKAQ encoded by the exons ATGTTGGTCTTGCTGCAAAACGCGATCATCTACAACCCATATCTTCCGCCGAATGCGCGAAAAATGAAGATATCCGACTACGCTCGCTATTATCACGGCATACAGTGGCGGGAAGAAAGAATAAAGTCCCTAGACGGCACAGAGATATCACTCTGTGTAAGTCATGTTGGATCTGGAGACGTATATACTCAGAAGAAGGCTAAATGTACATctggagatgccgccaatgcGACGAAAACAGCAGTGTACATATTGTATTTTCAGG GCAATGCATCTTCTCTCCCTCCGCGGTTGCCAGATATCTCAAGCGTTTTGGACCAGCTACATCAGGAAGATGATGCGTTCCACTACACCACAATAGGTGTCAGCTACCGTGGATACTGGACATCTCATGATCGACCCTCTGAGAAAGGCATCAACAAGGATGCCATCGCAGCTTTGCACTGGTTATCTGACCAGCATCGCCGCAACTCTGAGCAAGCCGAACAACGGAGACCGATTGTCGCTCTCTGGGGACAGAGCATAGGGTGTGGCTTTGCGACAAATTTAGCTGCGTCAGAAGCTTCCTCGGCGAGGAATCTGCCCATTGACGCTCTGGTGCTGGAGACACCATTCACAAATACACGCGATATGCTTACGAGTTTGTACCCCCAAAAGTGGCTACCGTATAAATACCTGTGGCCATTCCTCAGGAGCCATTTGGATAGTCTCCAGAACTTGGAATCGATTGGAAAGAGGCATACCGGGACGCAACAACTCGAAGTGTATGTAATTGAGGCAGGAAAAGACGAACTGGTACCACCGGATCATGGGAAGAGGCTTCAACGGCAATGCGAAGACGCTGGTCTTCCGGTGCAACGTCAAACAGTTCGTTCGGCTCTTCACAATGAAGTCATGGTACGCCCAGAAGGCAGACAGGCTGTTGCAAGATCCATATTGTCAGCAGTGCGGAAAGCTGCGACCAAGGCACAGTAG
- a CDS encoding BTB/POZ-like protein (similar to Metarhizium robertsii ARSEF 23 XP_007816733.1) gives MFSSSRRFESSSKSFSKGHKVSKSSSSFSRDSGVSKRRHESRHRRPTTASTATASDDTVMGGNMSSAIVTLVVGSEQRLFAAHEDVLCSSSFFNNALRNTYMDPSAKKIALPDEEPEIFSSVLEYLYKGDYFPRLMHNKRRNSWELEPADAERAIESTVYHRGIDGDLLKDTVIYCAAEKYGLDELKKLALRKQGLQSGIQCSTILASARYAYANTPDSDSKLRAHYLALIIRSRSTFKRSGTMQLEMYNGGTQLFFDLFVALCNHVDDISSAQ, from the exons ATGTTCAGCAGTAGCAGACGCTTCGAGTCTTCGAGCAAAAGCTTTTCCAAAGGACACAAAGTGTCGAAATCAAGCTCCTCATTCAGCCGGGACAGCGGTGTCAGCAAGAGACGCCATGAGTCTCGTCATCGAAGACCAACAACGGCTtccacagccacagccagtGATGACACAGTCATGGGCGG TAACATGTCGTCTGCTATTGTAACGCTGGTCGTCGGATCTGAGCAACGACTGTTTGCCGCTCACGAAGATGTTCTCTGCTCGAGTTCTTTCTTTAATAACGCTCTTCGAAACACATACATGGACCCTTCTGCCAAGAAAATCGCTCTTCCTGATGAGGAGCCAGAAATCTTCAGCTCGGTTCTCGAATACTTGTACAAGGGAGACTACTTCCCACGACTGATGCATAACAAACGTCGCAATTCTTGGGAACTAGAACCTGCAGACGCAGAACGTGCAATCGAAAGCACAGTGTATCATCGTGGTATTGATGGTGACTTGCTTAAGGACACTGTCATCTATTGTGCTGCTGAAAAATACGGCCTAGATGAGCTCAAGAAATTGGCTCTTCGGAAACAGGGCTTGC AATCCGGCATTCAGTGTAGCACCATTTTGGCATCTGCACGCTATGCGTATGCAAACACGCCAGACAGTGATTCAAAACTGCGGGCTCACTATTTGGCTCTTATTATTCGCTCTCGTAGCACTTTCAAGCGTAGCGGGACTATGCAACTCGAAATGTACAATGGCGGGACTCAGCTTTTCTTCGACCTTTTCGTTGCCTTGTGCAACCACGTCGATGATATCTCATCTGCACAGTAA
- a CDS encoding peroxisomal ABC transporter (similar to Coccidioides immitis RS XP_001245478.1) — protein sequence MAAQSSLRRTAAEDALAAFIDKWTSAARSRLRGTSKVTRILATLALTLTIVLGGEGYRRRWKRQHQEREQGRKLVRTNSWLHNKDGSRTIYVPYKNGTSKVTINTTKPLTFEAHRRLFLNPPRVSGLGDGTVPSAQAKPGLNLAFLHQFLSLLSIMIPRWSSKEAGLLLSHGIFLMLRTYLSLVVARLDGELVRDLVAGNGRAFLWGIAKWCGLGGFASYTNAMIKFLESKVSIAFRTRLTRYIHDLYLNENLNYYKLHNLDGGVGHGADQFITQDLTLFCAAAANLYSSLGKPFVDLCVFSFQLYRSLGPLALSGLMSNYFLTASILRRLSPPFGKLKAVEGRKEGDFRSLHARLIANAEEVAFYGGADIEKTFLNKEYKSLKSWMEGIYMLKIRYNILEDFILKYSWSAYGYLLASLPVFLPAWGGIGGAAEMVDNIEKGGRERNRMKDFITNKRLMLSLADAGGRMMYSIKDLSELAGYTSRVYTLISTLHRVHANAYYLRSGQNELYSLSDVQGTIQKGFDGVRFEHVPIVAPGLWPQGGDELLDSLSMIVRNGEHLLISGPNGVGKSAIGRILAGLWPVYRGLVSRPKNIGQDGIMFLPQRPYLSPGTLRDQVIYPDGHVDMREKRKSEVELQRILEEAKLGYLPDREGGWDTRKEWKDVLSGGEKQRMQFARLLYHEPQYAIIDEGTSAVSSDVEGLLYETCKEKGITLITISTRASLKRYHTFNLMLGMGDSGDEWEFERIGTEREKMQVEKEVQELRERLAEVDELKKRRDEIELELASVWTDKGESLAAPEYTQREGKQEPVETKPGDELVMVEEDNEEDEFEETKEQPDAVAT from the exons ATGGCCGCACAGTCCAGCCTGAGAAggacggcggcggaggaTGCCCTGGCCGCCTTTATTGATAAATGGACGTCTGCTGCGCGATCAAGACTGCGTGGCACATCAAAAGTTACACGCATTCTTGCTACGCTTGCCCTCACTCTCACAATCGTTCTTGGAGGTGAAGGCTACCGCCGACGATGGAagcgacaacaccaagagcGGGAACAAGGCCGCAAGTTGGTTAGGACGAACTCATGGCTTCACAACAAGGATGGGTCTAGAACGATATATGTGCCATATAAAAACGGAACTTCCAAAGTTACTATAAACACTACGAAACCATTGACATTCGAAGCGCATCGCCGTCTCTTCCTGAACCCTCCAAGGGTATCCGGCCTAGGCGATGGCACTGTTCCTTCAGCGCAGGCAAAACCAGGGTTGAACCTGGCATTCTTGCACCAGTTTCTGAGCCTTCTCAGTATCATGATTCCCCGCTGGTCAAGTAAGGAGGCCGGTCTGCTTCTAAGTCATGGCATTTTCCTGATGCTTCGAACCTATCTGTCGCTAGTCGTCGCACGGTTGGATGGTGAACTTGTTCGGGACCTGGTGGCTGGAAACGGAAGGGCCTTTCTTTGGGGCATTGCCAAG TGGTGCGGCCTTGGTGGATTTGCATCATACACCAATGCTATGATCAAATTTTTGGAGTCCAAAGTATCCATCGCGTTCCGTACCCGCCTTACCCGGTATATTCACGACCTATACTTGAACGAGAATCTTAATTACTATAAACTTCACAACCtcgatggtggtgttggtcaTGGCGCGGATCAATTTATCACACAGGACCTGACCCTTTTCTGCGCTGCCGCCGCTAACCTATATTCGTCCCTCGGAAAGCCCTTCGTGGATCTCTGTGTCTTCAGCTTTCAGCTGTACCGGTCCCTCGGCCCTCTGGCTCTCTCAGGCTTAATGAGCAACTATTTCTTGACCGCCAGCATTCTTCGCAGACTCTCACCTCCCTTTGGAAAGCTCAAGGCCGTCGAGGGCCGCAAAGAGGGCGACTTCCGCAGTCTTCACGCCAGATTGATTGCTAACGCCGAAGAGGTCGCCTTTTACGGTGGTGCTGATATCGAGAAGACGTTTTTGAACAAGGAATACAAATCGCTAAAGAGCTGGATGGAGGGCATCTACATGCTGAAGATCCGGTACAATATTCTGGAAGACTTTATCCTCAAGTACAGCTGGAGTGCTTATGGCTATCTTCTTGCATCCCTCCCTGTGTTTCTACCAGCATGGGGTGGAATTGGCGGAGCAGCTGAAATggttgacaacattgagaaAGGTGGCCGTGAGCGCAATAGGATGAAGGATTTTATTACAAATAAGAGACTCATGCTGTCTCTGGCGGATGCCGGAGGCAGAATGATGTACTCTATCAAGGATTTGTCTGAGCTTGCGGGATACACGAGTCGAGTGTACACACTGATTTCGACTCTCCATCGCGTGCATGCAAATGCATATTATCTCCGGAGTGGACAAAATGAGCTTTACTCACTATCTGACGTACAGGGCACCATTCAAAAGGGGTTCGATGGCGTTCGATTTGAGCATGTACCTATCGTTGCTCCTGGCTTGTGGCCTCAGGGAGGAGACGAATTGTTGGACTCGTTGTCAATGATTGTTCGCAATGGGGAGCATCTTTTG ATTTCTGGCCCCAATGGCGTGGGAAAGAGTGCAATAGGCCGCATTCTGGCAGGTCTGTGGCCGGTCTACCGAGGCTTGGTTAGTCGCCCAAAGAATATCGGCCAAGATGGGATCATGTTCTTGCCACAAAGACCGTATCTCAGCCCCGGAACGCTGCGTGACCAGGTCATTTATCCCGACGGCCATGTCGACATGAGGGAGAAGCGAAAGTCGGAAGTGGAACTACAGCGAATCCTGGAGGAAGCGAAGCTGGGCTACTTGCCAGATCGTGAGGGTGGATGGGATACTCGGAAGGAGTGGAAGGATGTGCTCAGTGGCGGCGAGAAGCAGAGGATGCAATTTGCAAGACTGCTGTATCACGAACCTCAATATGCCATTATCGACGAGGGCACCAGCGCTGTATCAAGTGATGTGGAGGGCCTTTTGTACGAGACGTGCAAGGAAAAGGGTATCA CTCTTATTACGATATCTACCCGAGCATCACTGAAGAGGTACCACACATTTAACCTGATGTTAGGCATGGGCGACAGTGGCGACGAATGGGAGTTTGAGCGAATTGGTACGGAGCGGGAGAAGATGCAAGTTGAAAAGGAAGTCCAAGAGCTACGTGAGCGTCTGGCAGAAGTTgatgagctgaagaagcGGCGAGATGAAATcgagctggagcttgctTCGGTCTGGACGGATAAGGGAGAATCTCTGGCTGCACCTGAGTACACACAAAGGGAAGGCAAACAGGAGCCAGTGGAGACCAAACCGGGTGACGAACTGGTaatggtggaggaggataaCGAAGAGGACGAATTCGAAGAGACGAAAGAGCAACCCGACGCTGTGGCTACATAG
- a CDS encoding protein phosphatase 1 regulatory subunit SDS22 (similar to Verticillium alfalfae VaMs.102 XP_003005894.1) has protein sequence MTSAPEKDGSQPLHIDIQDDRVAPREEGDASPGMRNSKGWDGKLRVPKSALLTNPEALSDSEYSDDSNVLPGEEIRADEDLLESEDSDSEEIMCSHSRIGSISSLRLERFKNVVRICLRQNSIQEIEGLAPLAATLKDLDLYDNLISHMRGMDELKNLTSLDLSFNKIKHIKNISHMTGLKDLFLVANKIGRIEGLDTFQKLTSLELGSNRIREMRNLDNLKNLEELWVAKNKITELTGLGGLSSLRLLSIQSNRIRHLSPLKEVPQLEELYIAHNALESLEGIEGNVNLTILDISNNQIGSLKGLEGLSKLEEVWASYNQIGDFGEVEKVLKDKENLTTVYFEGNPLQLRGPALYRNKVRLALPQVSQIDATFVKV, from the exons ATGACGTCTGCCCCGGAGAAGGATGGCAGCCAGCCCCTTCATATTGATATTCAAGATGACCGCGTTGCCCCTCgtgaagaaggagatgcgAGTCCCGGGATGAGAAACAGTAAAGGATGGGATGGGAAGCTTCGTGTCCCTAAATCTGCCTTGTTGACAAACCCAGAGGCCCTCTCCGATTCCGAGTACTCCGACGATAGCAATGTCCTTCCTGGAGAAGAGATTAGAGCCGACGAAG ATTTACTTGAAAGCGAAGACTCCGACAGCGAAGAAATCATGTGCTCGCACTCACGTATCGGCTCCATTTCCTCCCTTCGACTCGAGCGCTTCAAGAACGTCGTCCGGATTTGCCTCCGTCAGAACAGTATACAGGAAATCGAAGGGTTAGCACCATTGGCAGCCACGTTGAAGGATTTAGATCTCTacgacaacctcatctcaCATATGCGCGGCATGGACGAACTCAAGAACCTCACGAGTCTGGACCTGAGCTTCAACAAAATCAAGCATATCAAGAACATCAGCCATATGACGGGGCTCAAAGATCTGTTTCTCGTCGCCAACAAGATTGGCAGGATTGAGGGGCTGGACACATTTCAAAAGCTTACATCCCTTGAACTGGGGTCTAATCGTATTCGAGAGATGAGGAATCTAGATAATCTTAAAAACCTGGAGGAGCTTTGGgtggccaagaacaaaattACCGAGCTGACCGGCCTGGGCGGCTTATCAAGCCTCCGGCTCCTCAGTATTCAGTCAAACAGGATTCGGCATCTTTCTCCGTTGAAGGAGGTCCCTCAACTGGAAGAGCTATACATTGCGCACAACGCCTTGGAATCATTGGAAGGAATCGAAGGAAATGTCAATTTAACCATCCTAGACATATCCAACAACCAAATCGGCAGTCTAAAGGGCCTCGAGGGATTGAGCAAGCTTGAAGAAGTTTGGGCAAGCTATAATCAAATTGGCGACTTTGGCGAGGTAGAAAAGGTGTTgaaagacaaggagaatCTAACCACTGTGTATTTTGAGGGGAACCCACTTCAGCTTCGTGGTCCTGCTCTATACAGAAACAAGGTGCGACTGGCGTTGCCACAAGTGAGCCAGATCGATGCTA CATTCGTCAAAGTATAG